In Neofelis nebulosa isolate mNeoNeb1 chromosome 10, mNeoNeb1.pri, whole genome shotgun sequence, one DNA window encodes the following:
- the CD5 gene encoding T-cell surface glycoprotein CD5 translates to MGSQQPPLAALYLLGVLVTSCLGGPNLENSGFQVRLTSSNSHCQGQLEVSFKKNELWHTVSSRSWGKNPNHWEDPKQASNLCHLLSCGKAVALAHFPDFNSPKNQITCHGLVGSFSNCSFSNANQRDPLGLICLEPPRTAPPPTTPPPTTTPQPTAPPRLQLVAGPGGLRCAGVVEFYWGSRGGAISYEAQDKTQDLENRICEALQCGSFLKHLPEEDAARAQDPEESRPLPIRWKIQNTSCASLEQCFSKVQPREGGQALAIVCSDFQPKVQSRLVGRRSLCEGSVEVRQGKQWEVLCDSPRPKGTARWEEVCQELQCGSVDSYRVLDAIETSHGLFCPQEKLSQCYQLQEKKAYCRRVFVTCHDPNPAGPGAGTVMSIILGLVLLAVLLVVCGPHAYRKLVKKFRQKKQRQWIGPTGMNQNMSFHRNHTATVRSQVENPAVSHVENEYSHPPRNSHISACPALEGALHRVSTQPDNSSDSDYDLHGAQRL, encoded by the exons TCACTTCCTGCCTGGGAGGGCCCAACTTGGAGAACTCAG GGTTCCAGGTGAGACTGACAAGCTCCAACTCGCACTGCCAGGGCCAGCTGGAGGTCTCCTTCAAGAAGAACGAACTGTGGCACACGGTGTCTAGCCGGAGCTGGGGGAAGAACCCGAACCACTgggaggaccccaagcaggcctCGAATCTCTGCCACCTGCTGTCCTGCGGGAAGGCCGTGGCCTTGGCCCACTTCCCTGACTTCAACAGTCCCAAGAACCAGATCACCTGCCACGGACTCGTGGGGTCCTTCTCCAACTGCAGCTTCAGCAACGCAAACCAGAGGGACCCTCTGGGCCTGATCTGCCTGG AGCCGCCCAGGACAGCACCTCCTCCCACgacccccccacccacaaccacTCCACAGCCCACAG CCCCTCCCAGGCTGCAGCTGGTGGCAGGGCCCGGGGGCCTGCGATGTGCCGGCGTCGTGGAGTTCTACTGGGGCAGCCGGGGTGGTGCCATCAGCTACGAGGCGCAGGACAAGACCCAGGACCTGGAGAACCGTATCTGTGAGGCCCTCCAGTGCGGCTCCTTCCTGAAGCATCTGCCAGAGGAGGACGCCGCCAGGGCCCAAGACCCAGAGGAGAGCAGGCCCTTGCCAATTCGATGGAAGATCCAGAACACGAGCTGTGCCTCCCTGGAGCAGTGCTTCAGTAAAGTCCAGCCCCGTGAGGGCGGCCAAGCTCTGGCCATCGTCTGTTCTG ATTTCCAGCCCAAGGTGCAGAGCCGCCTGGTGGGACGCCGCAGCCTGTGTGAGGGATCCGTGGAGGTGCGCCAGGGCAAGCAGTGGGAAGTCCTGTGCGACAGCCCCCGGCCCAAGGGCACGGCGCGGTGGGAGGAGGTGTGCCAGGAGCTGCAGTGCGGCAGCGTCGACTCCTACCGGGTGCTGGATGCCATCGAGACCTCCCATGGGCTCTTCTGTCCCCAGGAGAAGCTGTCCCAGTGCTATCAGCTTCAAGAGAAAAAAGCCTACTGTAGGAGGGTGTTTGTCACAT GCCATGACCCAAACCCAGCAGGCCCGGGCGCAGGCACCGTGATGAGCATCATCCTGGGCCTTGTGCTCCTGGCCGTGCTGCTGGTCGTGTGCGGCCCTCATGCCTACCGAAAACTGGTGAAGAAAT TCCGCCAGAAGAAGCAGCGCCAGTGGATTGGCCCGACAGGAATGAACCAGAACA TGTCTTTCCATCGCAACCACACGGCCACCGTCCGGTCCCAGGTTGAGAACCCCGCAGTGTCACACGTGGAGAATGAATACAGTCACCCTCCTAGGAACTCCCACATCTCTGCTTGCCCAG CTCTGGAAGGGGCCTTGCATCGTGTTTCCACCCAGCCCGATAACTCCTCCGACAGTGACTACGATTTGCACGGGGCCCAGAGGCTGTGA